The Scyliorhinus canicula chromosome 17, sScyCan1.1, whole genome shotgun sequence DNA window ACAATTTCCCTCCGAGTTGGAGGATTTGCACCATTCTGGCAAATTACCTTCGTTAAACTTCACCCTGTTCTCTGTTGTTCTCTTGCTGATGGTGTCTGTCCTCTCCCATGGCAGGATAAGTGTATGGATAAACCAGGCCCTCGGCTTGACAGCAGAACAGAAACCTGCTTTGTGAACTGTGTGGAACGTTTCATCGACACCAGCCAGTTCATCCTCAATCGACTGGAACAGACGCAGAAAAGCAAAATGTCACCAGAGAGCCTGAGCGATTGAGCAGGCAGAAGGACCATGGATCGGCAATATACAATACAAAGGATTTGCCTCAACACATGACACAGTGCAGGATGGGCACAGTGCAGGATGGGCAGCATTGCTCTGTGGTTGTGGCACAGCCCTGCAGGACCGGCTATCCTGTGGCTGCCCTTTAAAAGGACCTTAACTCAAGCTAACATGTCTTTGATACTGAGTTTCCTGTATGAACGTTACACCATCCAGAAATAAAGCATGGTGGCATTTTTAACATACGGTACTGCAATATTCTGTGTACTATCTTCAGGATGAATACTTAAATCTGGGCTGAGAGAGATTGTCCATACAAACTGGTGTTAGCCAGTGATTTTCAACTGGCTGGATGAGAGTCTGTGTGATTTTCACACTGATTTGGGGCGGGGggaagagatagacagagaggaggagggagaaagagtcTGATTTTCACACTGATGCGAtgcggggcagggtgggggtgtcctGTGCTATTTTCAACACTGATGGGACCGGGGTCGGTGTGGTTTATACGCTgacgaggtggtggggggggtctgtgatTTTTCAACACTGATGGGaccaggggggggggaagaggagtgaTTTTCACAAtgatgggagagtggggggcCTGTGCGGTTTTTAACACTGATGGGACGGGGCCCTGTGCTTGAGATTTCTCGCACGGTGATGGAATGGCTTGTTTGAGATTACCTGCATGGAGACAGAACAGGAGTCTGTGGCTGCGATTTTCTGCAGGGTGCTGATATGGCGTGTTTGAAATTTTTCACACGGTGACGGGACGTGGATCTGTCCCTGTTTTTACATTCCACAACCACGCAGTCTCTGCAGAGATAaaaatagaaagtgctggaaaaactcagcagggctGCAGAATCTGTGGAGGAAGAAACGGTTAATGATTCACTCCAATATGACTTCGGAACTGAAGAGACAGTTCGGAAGATGTATTGGATTGGAAATATCAATTCTGTTCCTCTCACCACAGAAGTTACCAGAGCTGCTGAGTTGTTCTAGCACTTTGTTTTTAATCAAGATCTCCAGCTGCCACAGTATTTTCCTTTGATTTAGTTTGAATAGAGAGACAGCAGGTCTTGTCACACACTGTACAGATGCAGTGATGCTCGATGACATGCCTGCAGGTAGTGTTCTACTGAAGTAACTGCAGAGTTCCATTAAATCACACTGATAAACACCTGCCACACGgtaatgaaaatatattttattagacATATAAAATTGGTAAGTACAGAACAGTGGCAGTCAGAGCATGTTAAATATGAGTGCCTGGAATCTGAAGTCATTTGGTGTATCCCAACAATTCTTAACCACAGGTGAGTTGTTTCTTAGATCCACTGCACGGTCACTGTCAGACACTCCCAAGTCAGGGACaacacagagtgagatacagagtaaagctccctctacactgtcaccatcaaacattcacagaacaggtacagcacagcatcagatacagagtaaagcttcttcTACCcacccctatcaaacactcccagggcaggaacAGCACAAggtaaatacagagtaaagctccctctacactgtctccataaaacacccccaggacaggtacagcacaggattgGGGCTGCatggtaacagtggttagcaccgttgcttcatagcaccagggtcactgtggagtctacacattctccctgtgtccgcgtaggttttctctggatgctccagtttcctcccgcaagtcctgaaagatgcgcttgttaggtgaattggacatcatgaattttccctccgtgtacccgaactggtgttggaatgtggcgtctaggggattttcacagtaacttcaatttcaggttaatgtaagcctacttgtaacaataataaagattattattattagatgtagAGTAAGGCTCCCtttacactcccaggacaggaacaacatggggttagatacagagaaaagtgCACTCCACACTGCAATAATAACCCGTATTGGAGGACAGCACATGGTCCCATTAACCTTTCAGGCTGTAATCTCAGATCATGCTGTGCTGTCGAATGGAGGTTGTGCTGGGAGGGGTGAATTTTCTGTGGTGTGTCAGGATGAGTATTGACAGCTGCCCATTTGTGACTGCTGGTGTTTGCGATGGGGGAAAATTCAAACAATGTATTGACATCTAACCCTTGCGGTGACAGCACTGTCATTTCTCAGAGCTCATTACCACACCCCTGGTATTGGCACATGTTTTCTAAGACTATAACGTAAGTAGTCAATTTAGCGCATATACTGTCAAAATAGAGTCCTCAGCTGGTGAAAGATGAATAGATTATATTTGTGCTTTGCGGATTAACTAATTATTTTTGTTATAGTGCATAGTAATAAAACTGGTTTCCTGACCCATTAAGTTTGTATCTGCGATGTAGTATTTTAGAGGTGCGGGGGGTGGGTATCCCAGCTGTGTGCACCAGCCCTGCAGCAGCTTATCTGGAGTCTTATACAAGTTTGAATGAGAGGCTCCCGCTAGCAGATCTCTCTACTCCATCCTTTCAAATATTTCGAGAGAAGGAGCACACTAACTTTTCTGTCAGTACTGGGGAATCGGACACTCTGGGTGCAGTAACTTCCAAATAGGCTGATGTACCTGTATGCGGAAGTTGTGGGCCAGTCTTCAGTTTACACAGCATCGACTCAAGCTGCAAAGGGATTACACACCAAGACAAAAGGAAGAAGGGAATTTCCAACAGCACATGCTGGTTGGAGGAAGTAAGTGGACACTTGAACAGGAAGCAGCAATCTCTGGAGCAGCGCTGAACTGGATTTCTGTGGAGCAATGGGAAGTGTTCTGATCTCACTGTACAGCTCGCACCTCCACAGCGACAGTCCCATTTCCGACCAGCCAAGGCTTCAGCTGAAACAACGCATGGTCCCATCTTCACTTGGGTGGATGAGGATTTCAGATGTCTGGTCTGGCAGAGCTTGGTACTGCTGGCGTCTCATTGCCCCGCTCCACACAGTACCAGGCTCGCCGTTCCTGAGAAATGGGGGCAGGGTACCTGGTGTGAAGCTGATGTTCTTGAAGGCATGGAGCAGGAAGATCCCAAGGACGATGATGATAAACCCGCTTATGGTGCCCAAGATGTTATCAAAGGTCATGTGGTACCACTCCTTGAACAGGATGGCTGAACAGGTCATAACAGCAGTGGTGAAGAAGACGTAATAGATGGGTGTGACGATGGAGGTGTTGAAGATGTCCAAGGCTTTGTTCAAATAATTGATCTGTGTGCTTACACAAACTATCAGGCACCCAAGCAGGATCCAGGTCACCGGCTGTGCCAGCACACGGTGACCCACAAACAGCTCCTTGATGGCGATTCCCAGGCCCTTGACACACGAGACAGAGAGGGAGCCGATGACGGAACAGATGAGGATGTAGACCAGGACATTCTTCTGCCCATAACGTGGGGCCACCAGCACGATTAGGATCAGGCAGCTGCTTACAACACACACTGCAAACACAATAAAACCTGCAAGCCCGACACAAGACTGAGATTAGACAGTTGAAGTGATGGCCCTCATGTTTTACAGCACAATGTACAATACATAGGATCACAACACATGCCAGACGATCAACGCCCAAACAAATCCAGCTCGGAATATCCCAAACTGCTGAATAGAGCAGTGTGAaactttccactggcaggagggcaGGAATCT harbors:
- the timm8a gene encoding mitochondrial import inner membrane translocase subunit Tim8 A; this encodes MESQAQALSADPHLQQFIEVESQKQKFQQLVHGLTELCWDKCMDKPGPRLDSRTETCFVNCVERFIDTSQFILNRLEQTQKSKMSPESLSD
- the zgc:101583 gene encoding magnesium transporter NIPA2 isoform X2; translation: MVTVGLGEAANFAAYVFAPATLVTPLGALSVLVSAILSSYFLNERLNLHGKMGCILSILGSTVMVIHAPQEDEVGTLTEMVEKLKDPGFIVFAVCVVSSCLILIVLVAPRYGQKNVLVYILICSVIGSLSVSCVKGLGIAIKELFVGHRVLAQPVTWILLGCLIVCVSTQINYLNKALDIFNTSIVTPIYYVFFTTAVMTCSAILFKEWYHMTFDNILGTISGFIIIVLGIFLLHAFKNISFTPGTLPPFLRNGEPGTVWSGAMRRQQYQALPDQTSEILIHPSEDGTMRCFS
- the zgc:101583 gene encoding magnesium transporter NIPA2 isoform X1 — translated: MSSTSPLQSTVANAALGYHFYVGLALAISSSIFIGSSFILKKKGLLRLSGKGVIRAGQGGHAYLKEWLWWAGLLTMGLGEAANFAAYVFAPATLVTPLGALSVLVSAILSSYFLNERLNLHGKMGCILSILGSTVMVIHAPQEDEVGTLTEMVEKLKDPGFIVFAVCVVSSCLILIVLVAPRYGQKNVLVYILICSVIGSLSVSCVKGLGIAIKELFVGHRVLAQPVTWILLGCLIVCVSTQINYLNKALDIFNTSIVTPIYYVFFTTAVMTCSAILFKEWYHMTFDNILGTISGFIIIVLGIFLLHAFKNISFTPGTLPPFLRNGEPGTVWSGAMRRQQYQALPDQTSEILIHPSEDGTMRCFS